One Vicinamibacterales bacterium DNA window includes the following coding sequences:
- the murD gene encoding UDP-N-acetylmuramoyl-L-alanine--D-glutamate ligase, with protein MTRPAFSVAGKNVVVIGAARSGIAAAVLLARRGAVVTLTDVRPEIDAEPELRAAGVTLELGGHRRDTLLAADLIVLSPGVPPAQPAIAEARAAGVAVMGELELASRWLRGRIIAITGTKGKSTTTTLAGRMLEAGGHRVLVGGNIGHALSAQVEQSTEDTIHVIEASSFQLESADTFHPWIAVLLNFSPDHLDRHADIAEYAAAKARVFANQTASDWAVLNSDDEGSRALAQDARSQPLLFAVERALAEGVVVAKDAIVRRRRGGADQVLVPLSAVRLLGRHLLADVLAAAAVASIAGVDPQAMTRAVEGFTGLEHALEPVREIAGVTFVNDSKATNIESALRAIQSFGKGLFVILGGRFKGGDFADLRDALIERQAVVLAMGEAKPLIHAALASALRIHSVEDLSDAVRTAFVLAAPGETVLLAPGCSSFDMFKDYAERGRTFKQEVGRLAGEWSRTAKQ; from the coding sequence ATGACCAGGCCAGCCTTTTCCGTCGCGGGCAAGAACGTCGTCGTGATCGGCGCGGCGCGGAGCGGTATCGCGGCGGCAGTCCTGCTGGCGCGGCGCGGCGCCGTGGTCACGCTGACCGACGTTCGTCCCGAGATCGATGCCGAGCCCGAGCTGCGCGCGGCCGGGGTCACGCTCGAGCTCGGCGGCCACCGCCGCGACACGCTGCTCGCCGCCGATTTGATCGTGCTCAGCCCAGGAGTGCCGCCTGCGCAGCCGGCGATTGCCGAAGCCCGCGCCGCCGGCGTCGCGGTGATGGGTGAACTCGAACTCGCCTCGCGCTGGCTGCGCGGACGGATCATCGCGATCACCGGCACGAAAGGGAAGTCGACGACCACGACGCTCGCCGGGCGGATGCTCGAGGCCGGCGGCCACCGCGTGCTGGTCGGCGGCAACATCGGCCATGCGCTGAGCGCGCAGGTGGAGCAGTCGACCGAGGACACGATCCACGTCATCGAGGCGAGCAGCTTCCAGCTCGAGAGCGCCGACACGTTCCATCCCTGGATCGCGGTGCTCCTGAACTTCTCGCCCGATCACCTCGATCGCCACGCCGACATCGCGGAGTACGCCGCGGCGAAGGCGCGGGTCTTCGCCAACCAGACGGCCTCGGACTGGGCGGTGCTGAATTCCGACGACGAGGGGTCGCGGGCCCTGGCGCAGGACGCGCGGTCGCAGCCGCTGCTGTTCGCGGTCGAGCGCGCGCTCGCCGAGGGCGTGGTCGTCGCCAAGGACGCCATCGTCCGGCGCCGCCGCGGCGGCGCCGACCAGGTGCTGGTGCCGCTGTCGGCGGTGCGGCTGCTCGGCCGGCATCTGCTGGCCGACGTGCTCGCGGCCGCGGCGGTGGCGTCGATCGCCGGCGTCGACCCGCAAGCGATGACGCGCGCGGTCGAGGGCTTCACCGGGCTCGAGCACGCGCTCGAGCCGGTCCGCGAGATCGCCGGCGTGACGTTCGTCAACGATTCCAAGGCCACGAACATCGAGTCGGCGCTGCGCGCGATTCAGAGCTTCGGCAAAGGGCTGTTCGTGATCCTGGGCGGCCGATTCAAGGGCGGGGACTTCGCCGATCTGCGCGACGCGCTCATCGAGCGTCAGGCGGTCGTCCTGGCGATGGGAGAGGCCAAGCCGTTGATCCACGCGGCGCTGGCGTCGGCCCTGCGGATTCACAGCGTCGAGGACTTGTCCGACGCCGTGCGCACCGCCTTCGTCCTGGCGGCCCCGGGTGAGACGGTGCTCCTCGCCCCGGGGTGTTCCAGCTTCGACATGTTCAAGGACTACGCCGAACGCGGGCGGACGTTCAAACAGGAGGTCGGGAGGCTCGCCGGCGAATGGAGCCGGACGGCCAAGCAGTAG
- the mraY gene encoding phospho-N-acetylmuramoyl-pentapeptide-transferase, which translates to MLYHLLYPLHGAAPVLNVFRYITFRTAGASVTALLLSIVLGPIVIRRLRDFQIGQVIRQDGPQTHRAKAGTPTMGGLLILASALIPTLLWANLTNPNIWIAVIATSAFGGVGFADDYLKIVRRSHHGLWPRYKMLWQVVIGLGVGLALLAMTRFDLYNTHLVFPFFKRWIPDLGWIYVLFAMFVCVSWTNAVNLTDGLDGLAISVFGVAAAALTALAYVSGHRVFAEYLQLPTVSPLIGELTIFCGALVGASLGFLWYNSYPADIFMGDVGSLALGGALGTVALLIKQEFVLVIVGGIFVVEAASVVIQVSSFKLTGKRVFRMAPLHHHFELIGWSEPKVIARFVIAAIVFALFSLTTLKLR; encoded by the coding sequence GTGTTCCGCTACATCACGTTCCGCACGGCCGGCGCCAGCGTGACGGCGCTGCTGCTCAGCATCGTCCTGGGTCCGATCGTGATCCGTCGACTGCGCGATTTTCAGATCGGCCAGGTGATCCGCCAGGACGGTCCGCAGACGCACCGCGCCAAGGCGGGGACGCCGACCATGGGCGGCCTGTTGATCCTTGCCTCGGCGCTCATTCCGACGCTGCTCTGGGCCAACCTGACCAACCCCAACATCTGGATCGCCGTGATCGCGACGAGCGCCTTCGGCGGCGTGGGGTTCGCCGACGATTACCTGAAGATCGTGCGCCGCTCGCATCACGGCCTGTGGCCCCGCTACAAGATGCTGTGGCAGGTGGTGATCGGCCTCGGCGTCGGGCTGGCACTGCTCGCGATGACCCGGTTCGATCTCTACAACACACACCTGGTTTTTCCGTTCTTCAAGCGCTGGATTCCGGATCTCGGCTGGATCTACGTCCTTTTCGCGATGTTCGTGTGCGTGAGCTGGACGAACGCGGTGAACCTGACCGACGGGCTCGACGGCCTGGCGATCAGCGTGTTCGGCGTGGCCGCGGCGGCGCTGACCGCGCTCGCCTACGTCAGCGGACACCGCGTCTTCGCCGAGTACCTGCAGCTGCCGACGGTGTCGCCGCTCATCGGCGAGCTGACGATCTTCTGCGGCGCGCTGGTCGGCGCGAGCCTTGGCTTCCTCTGGTACAACTCGTACCCGGCCGACATCTTCATGGGAGACGTCGGATCGCTGGCGCTCGGCGGCGCGCTCGGCACCGTGGCGCTGCTCATCAAGCAGGAATTCGTGCTGGTGATCGTCGGCGGCATCTTCGTGGTCGAAGCGGCCTCGGTCGTGATCCAGGTCTCGTCGTTCAAGCTCACCGGCAAGCGCGTCTTCCGCATGGCGCCCCTGCATCATCATTTTGAACTGATTGGCTGGAGCGAGCCGAAGGTCATCGCGCGCTTCGTGATCGCGGCGATCGTCTTCGCGCTGTTCAGCCTGACGACCCTGAAACTGCGATGA